The Methanocalculus alkaliphilus sequence GAATGCAGGACGTGTCTTTGTGGGATCGACCCCCAGCTCCAGAAGAAGTCACGCAATGCCCGGATTCAGGAGCCGGGGGACTCCCTTCCTATCTGTACTCGGGATTTGGATGTTCGAACCTGCATCCGGCCGCCCATGCACTCCTCTGGTTGCCGTGTGCCGGGATGCCCCCCATCTCCTTCATTACCCGTGCCATATGCATCAGGTTCCATGTCATGAATGTGGTGTTGCGGTTCGTGAAGTCGTTCTCCGGACCTCCGGACCCGGGATCCAGGTATGATGGGCCGGGGCCGATCCCCCCAAGCCATGCAGCATCGGCCTGCGGCGGTATGACAAAGCCGAGGTGCTGGAGGGAGTAGAGGATCCCCATTCCGCAATGCTTTGCTCCATCCTCATTGCCGGTGATGAGGCAGCCCCCGGCCCGCCCATAGTACGCATACTGCCCATGCTCATTCAGTTCGCCGGACTGCCCGTACAGCCTTTCGATCACCTTCTGGCAGATCGAGCTCTTCTCGCCGAGCCAGATCGGCGAACAGAGCACCAGGATGTTGGCGTCCATCACCTTCCGGAATATGGGCGGCCAGTCATCCTTCTCCCACCCCTTCTCCCGCATATCCGGATAGACACCATAGGCGATATCATAATCGACCGGCCTGATCACCTCGACGGCAACCTGGTTCTTCTCCATGATCGCCTGGGAGACCCGGATCAACCCCTCGGTATGCGAGAGCTCCGGTGTCTTCTTCAGCGTGCAGTTGATGAAGAGCGCCTTCAGGTCAGAGAAGTCCCATCTGCTTTCTTCACAATCTTTCATCTGTTGCTCGTTGAGAACGGTTTCCTGCATCATCTCTCCTCCATCGATGGTCTGGTGGGGATTATATATTGGATGAGTTATTAAATGTTGGTCAGTTCTCACTGATTGTACGTGTACAATTCTTTGAACACAATGCAGGCTCTTTGATGGGCTATATCTGTAAAAGCGTGGCATACACCTGGATATGAATGACTCTTCTGTTCACTACCCCCCGGGAGTTTGTTTCTGCACTTCGCCTTCCCACGAATGGAGTAGAGTCAGCCCTCCACAGGGACCTTGCCCTTGCTCTCTCTATGAGGGGATACTCTCCTCAGGAAAGGCTGCTGGACTAGCTGGTCTGAAACGCTGTCAATGGGAGGTGCTTCTCGGGGTATGGAAGGTCTCGCGTCATTGTACGGAAGAAGATCTCCACGTGGATATCGCCTGTGGTTCGAGCGTTCGATACTGTAGTATGGTACCTCTTTTTATCACAGGTTTGGTAGGACTCTTATAGTGTCCTGCTGATATGGTATAGAATAACCATATGTATCATATGATACATCATTTACAAAGTGATTCAGATGGTTGGCCAGAGTACCTATAAGCGGATCCCCGTCTCCCCATCTACATGGGAGAAGCTTTCACTCATCAAGAAGCCGGGCGAAACATTTGACCAGCTCATCTCAGACCTGGTTGCTGAACGGGAGAAGCGGGATATTATCAGGCATGCAATGCAGGTCAGTGAGGAGGGAGAGTACCTCTCTCTGGATGAAGCCCGGGAAGCCTGGGGCCTGAATGAGGATTGAATGAAGGTTGAGATCGAACGGGCTGCCCGTGACTATGTCCTTGGGCTGCCCCTGAAAAGCAGGCGTATCATCCTCCGTCATCTCCGCACACTGGAAGCCCTCGATGTTCTCACTGATGCCTCAGGTATCGAGCGGCTGGGTGGAGACATATATAGAATGCATGTCAGCCGCACATATACTCTCATCTTTCGCAACGGCCCGGATCAGGGCCGCATCCGGGTGGTCGAGATTCTCCCGATAGATCTCGCACATAAACGGTATTTCAGATATAGATGAGCGGGTAGATGCGTGAAGAGTTCGATCAGGAGTCTGTGAATTATTATTTCGATCGGGGGATGACAGATCCATGAAGAGTGCTATGATTCTGGAATATCGTGAAAAAGCCCTGTCACACGCACGATATGAGATCATTGATGATGAAGAGTCTTATTACGGGGAGGTTCCGGGACTGGCCGGGGTGTATGCAAACGGCAGGAGTCTCGAAGAGTGCCGGGAAAACTTAAAGCATGTAATTGAGGGATGGATACTGGTCAGAAGAGAGCAAAATCTGGCTGTTGTAAGTATCTTCAGAAAAGCCGGTTTCATTGAGGAAGAGAACAACAGGGGATTGTTTTCGCCGATTTTTTTAATTAATCAGTGAGTATTTGATTAACCCTGTTAACGAACCGCTCAGCATAGAGAATCGCTGCACTTACCTCCGTATCTGCCGGAGCAGGAGCAAAAGAATACTGGCTGTCATGTCTCTGTGTTCGCATTCTCCCAAACATCAATACCCCATGTACGCCCCCGACCTACTCATTCTGTTTGCACCAACTCCTATCACCAAACGTGCTTCATCCAGATATGCTGATGCAAGCATAAGCGATTCTCTTGCCTTTTCCGGTGATGGCCTGACTTTCCTGAGAAGTTTCTCCTTGTAGCAATCTTCAATACTCTTCAATTGATTCACCTTTGAGTGTATACCCTGTACGTAC is a genomic window containing:
- a CDS encoding flavodoxin family protein, which produces MMQETVLNEQQMKDCEESRWDFSDLKALFINCTLKKTPELSHTEGLIRVSQAIMEKNQVAVEVIRPVDYDIAYGVYPDMREKGWEKDDWPPIFRKVMDANILVLCSPIWLGEKSSICQKVIERLYGQSGELNEHGQYAYYGRAGGCLITGNEDGAKHCGMGILYSLQHLGFVIPPQADAAWLGGIGPGPSYLDPGSGGPENDFTNRNTTFMTWNLMHMARVMKEMGGIPAHGNQRSAWAAGCRFEHPNPEYR
- a CDS encoding type II toxin-antitoxin system HicB family antitoxin, producing the protein MKSAMILEYREKALSHARYEIIDDEESYYGEVPGLAGVYANGRSLEECRENLKHVIEGWILVRREQNLAVVSIFRKAGFIEEENNRGLFSPIFLINQ
- a CDS encoding UPF0175 family protein, with protein sequence MNDSSVHYPPGVCFCTSPSHEWSRVSPPQGPCPCSLYEGILSSGKAAGLAGLKRCQWEVLLGVWKVSRHCTEEDLHVDIACGSSVRYCSMVPLFITGLVGLL